From the Polaribacter huanghezhanensis genome, the window CTGAATTTTCTTTTCAACATCTAATTGCTGTTTTGCGTACTGTTCTTTTAGTTGATTGTTTTGAAAGCCATTCCAACCAATTGTGCCAACAGTTAAAAATATGGCAGCTGCTGCAGCATATTTTAAAAAGGGTGATGATTTTTTACGAGCAATAACAGGCGTTAATTTTGTTGCTTGTTGTTGATATTCTAAACGTTTTACCGCAGGAGAACTTAAAGCGCTCATCCCAAAAGTTTCAATCAAATAATTTGATTCAGAATTTGGCTCAAAAATTAGCTGATGCTCTTTATTTAAAGACAAACAACCAACTTTACCAATAACAACAGCTTCCGTTTTTAATTGAACATTCCAACTTTTTACAACTGCACTAATTTTTTCTGATGCTTTTTCAAAAGAAATATTTTCTGATGATGCAATATGATTTGCTAATAAACCATCATTATTTTTTAAATGCGAATTGAACGTAATTTGTTTTGTTGGCGGATAAAAGGTGTGTGAAAAATGATTCACTTTTGCCGAAATGGCGTTGGTTACAAATCCTCCAAAATTTGGTATAATTACGCAATCGTATCTGTATAATAAATCGTTGATGTAGCTAGTTAAAGTCATAAAAACAAAGTTAGTATTTTTTTGTAAAAAAAACGAATGCAATTAGAAACTTATCAACAAAAATTTGTTGTATCTTGACTGTCAAATTATTGCGGTTTGAAAAAAGAAAAATTACTAGCCATTTTGCGTCTGCAAAATACAAAATCTGTGGGCGATATTTCAGCAAAAAAGCTCATTGTCGCCACCGGAGATGTTCGTCAGATTTTTAAAGAAAAGCCAACTACTTTATTAAAAATCAACGGAATTGGAACACATGTCGTCAATCAATTATTTGATAATCAGCACAAAATTCTTGCCGAAGAAGAACTCGATTATATTCAGCAGAATAATATTGTAACTTCGTATTTTTTAGATGATGATTATCCAAAAAACCTACAACAATGTATTGATGCACCCATTTTATTTTTTAAAGACGGAAATATCAACCTACAAAACGAGCGAATCATTAGTATTGTTGGCACCAGAAATATGACGCCTTATGGAAGTAGTTTTTGTAAAGAATTGATTAAAGATTTAACAACATACAATCCAATTATTGTAAGTGGTTTTGCGTACGGAGTTGATATTTGTGCGCATAAAGAAGCAGTCAAAAACAAACTACAAACCATTGCCGTTTTAGCACATGGATTTGAACAAATTTACCCAAAAACACATAAAAAGTACATCAATCAAGTGAATGAAAATGGCGGATTTATCACAGAATTTTGGCATGATGAAGATCCGTTAAGAAAACATTTTTTACAGCGAAATAGAATTGTAGCGGGAATTTCTCAGGCAACAATTATCATAGAATCTGCAGAAAAAGGCGGCTCTTTGGTAACTGCGGATATCGCTAATTCATATGATAGAGACGTGTTTGCTGTTCCTGGAAGAACAACAGATTTGTATAGCAAAGGATGTAATCAATTGATAAAAAACCACAAAGCAGCGCTGTTAACATCCGCGGAAGATGTTGCAAAAATGTTGAATTGGGATCTTGATTCAAAACAGAAAAAAACAAAAACCATTCAAAAACAATTGTTTGTTGAGCTGAATACGAACGAACAAAAAGTGTACGATTATTTGCTTAAAAACGGCAAACAATTCTTAGATATTATTGCCATAGAATGCAATATTCCTATTTACAAATTAGCACCTTTATTATTACAATTAGAAATGAAAGGCGTTGTACAACCTTTGCCAGGAAAATTGTTTGAAGTGTAGTTTTTATCCCTATTTTTGATAAAAATCATACGAAATGGCATCCGAAGAAAAATTAATGTCGCAAAAAAAACCTGCTTTTCCAGTCAATCAGTTATTAAATGACTACTTGATTGAGAATAGTAGAAATATAAAAATCCCAATTTTTTATGATGACTTACTTCGCTTTCAAGGTTCTGTAGTTGTGTATGATAAAAATGACGAAGACACACTTTGGGTACGAACGTATTATTCTGAATTTGAACGACAAGAAATTGATTTAAGTTTAAAAAAAGTCTATACAATCTTGCATTCTAACGGAAATGAAGAAACCATTAAATACTTAAATATTGATGCTGTTGATTATTGTACGTTTGGAAACTCGAAACCTTTTCGTGTAAAAGTTCGGAATATTTTAAACGATAATTACACGTATTTTTATGTAAAAAAAACGGATGCTTCTCGTGTGTATGGATTAGAATTAGAACATATTTTATCGCCTTATAATTTAAATTTTTTGGTGTACAAAGACACGCTAATTGAAGAACATATTGCAGGAATTCCTGGAGACGATTTTATTAAAGATTTTTTACCAAAATGTACAGCATCAGAAAAATCACAAATTGCAAAGGAGTTTGTAAAGTTTAACGAACGCTGTATGATTCGACTTTTAGGAGACATGCGTTCTTATAATTATGTGATTGTGCCCACGCACGATTTTGATCATATTGTGTATAAAATTAGAGCCATAGATTTTGATCAGCAAAGCTTTGAAGGAAAGTTTAAAGTCTATTATCCGCAGTTTTTTAAAGAAAACAATAAAATGGTTTCTTTGGTAAGTGAAAAGTTACAAAATTCTTCTATTGAGCAATATAAAATTGAAGAACGATCTATCGTTGCAAAAAGAATTTTAAGTTCTGAAAATAGAATCAATCAGTTGATAAATGCCATGAAACACGACACCATTTCTACAGATAAAAATGTAACGCTGTTAAAAAATCAAATTTTTGATTTTACCTTAGATGTAAACTTTAAGAAAAGCAATAATATGGGAGAAATTATTGAAACGGCTTTAGAGTTTGTAAAACGGAATTATCAAGACGAAAATCCTAAATAAAATATTACTTTTTAGAGCGAATACTTTCAATCACAACGGTAGATAAAATCAACAAACCACCCAAAAAGGTGTTTAAAGTCGGAATTTCATTCAAGAATAAAAACGCTAAAAGAATTCCGAATATGGGTTGAATGCTGCTAATAATACTTGCAGTAGAAACTGAAAAATAAGAGAATTTTTTCACCATCATTGTATGCCCAATTGCTGTAGTTAATAAAGCTAATAATATTACATAAGGATATTGTGTTTCTATTACAGAAGTATCAAAAAAGAACAATAATGGTGCTAATAAAATAGTGATAAAAAGCACTTGGTAAAACATCAACATGGTTCCATTATAAACAGCAACATGTTGTTTTAAAATTAAGATTCTTAACGAATAACACAGGGCTGAAATCACCCCTAAAATAATTCCTTGTACATGATTGCTTTCTAAATCAAATTCGGGGGCTAAAATGTAAATTCCGAGCAATACAATCAATCCTAAAACAATATGAATTGGATTGAATTTTGTTTTGATAAACAAGGGTTCTAACAAAGCAGTAATCACCGGAAATGTATATAAAGACAACATTCCTAAAGCAACATTTGAGAGTTTTAAAGCGTAGAAATACGTGGTCCAATGTGCTGCCATAAAAATGGCTCCAAGTGTAAATGTGAAGAAATCTTTTTTAGAGTAAATTTTAAGATTTATTTTTTTAAATCGACAATACGCATACAAGAAAAGAACCGC encodes:
- a CDS encoding SPOR domain-containing protein, with protein sequence MTLTSYINDLLYRYDCVIIPNFGGFVTNAISAKVNHFSHTFYPPTKQITFNSHLKNNDGLLANHIASSENISFEKASEKISAVVKSWNVQLKTEAVVIGKVGCLSLNKEHQLIFEPNSESNYLIETFGMSALSSPAVKRLEYQQQATKLTPVIARKKSSPFLKYAAAAAIFLTVGTIGWNGFQNNQLKEQYAKQQLDVEKKIQSATFVIGDPLPTIQLNVAKESPKNFHIIAGAFEFPENAEKKLRQLKAKGFNAEIIGKNKWGLTQVTYASFETRAQAYKNLAKIRDNYSEDAWMFIKKLH
- a CDS encoding DMT family transporter; this translates as MKNEHLKHISELLLATLFISTSGVLGKYIEMPPSIMVWWRSSLAVLFLYAYCRFKKINLKIYSKKDFFTFTLGAIFMAAHWTTYFYALKLSNVALGMLSLYTFPVITALLEPLFIKTKFNPIHIVLGLIVLLGIYILAPEFDLESNHVQGIILGVISALCYSLRILILKQHVAVYNGTMLMFYQVLFITILLAPLLFFFDTSVIETQYPYVILLALLTTAIGHTMMVKKFSYFSVSTASIISSIQPIFGILLAFLFLNEIPTLNTFLGGLLILSTVVIESIRSKK
- the dprA gene encoding DNA-processing protein DprA, which translates into the protein MKKEKLLAILRLQNTKSVGDISAKKLIVATGDVRQIFKEKPTTLLKINGIGTHVVNQLFDNQHKILAEEELDYIQQNNIVTSYFLDDDYPKNLQQCIDAPILFFKDGNINLQNERIISIVGTRNMTPYGSSFCKELIKDLTTYNPIIVSGFAYGVDICAHKEAVKNKLQTIAVLAHGFEQIYPKTHKKYINQVNENGGFITEFWHDEDPLRKHFLQRNRIVAGISQATIIIESAEKGGSLVTADIANSYDRDVFAVPGRTTDLYSKGCNQLIKNHKAALLTSAEDVAKMLNWDLDSKQKKTKTIQKQLFVELNTNEQKVYDYLLKNGKQFLDIIAIECNIPIYKLAPLLLQLEMKGVVQPLPGKLFEV